The proteins below are encoded in one region of Candidatus Zixiibacteriota bacterium:
- a CDS encoding tripartite tricarboxylate transporter permease, whose product MEYIEAFYNGLLNILPLSAAGQQAFGFMLVGIAIGFWVGILPGLGGAATLALMLPFIYKMDPTSAFAFLLGSNAVTATTGDITSILFGVPGEGTTASTIVDGHPMAKKGEAGRALGAALMSSLVGAIFGAFVLAAAIPIAAPLVLSIGSPEFFMLALLGITFVGSLSGGNIVKGLLAGGLGLMISTIGLDPIRGVPRFTFEGILGEGASIFLWDGVDLVSVTIGLFAIPEIIDLAVKGTSISREQVGKLGGVMEGVKDTFRHWWLVLRCSALGAYVGILPGVGGGTAQWVAYAYAVQSSPDKERFGKGAVEGVLGPGAANNSTRGGDLITTVAFGIPSSVSTAILFGAFLIQGIVPGPDMLNPAKHLALTFSFVWIIIVSNIITVAACFMFLNPLARITNIRGTLLIPFLLVLIYLGGFTVKNSFGDMIMVLIFGALGWLMVQFDWQRPPLLVGLVLGTITERNFWISTRAYGAGWLTHPGVLLIAVLIAGAIFYSIRQIVREKKRPRPAVAQPAAPELDVVMIKNPVYRPLFALFFVALFGYVLRETFYEIRPMEDRAALFPMVLGIPCLALAILAFGQEVFTILRREEGAALALRGASVESSVVRKRAFAIVAWIVGFFLAIWLLGFVIAVPVASFLYFRLAGGEKWSVSIPLSLTAGAIFYGLFDYFLHLPFPEGQLFSLMGN is encoded by the coding sequence ATGGAATACATCGAAGCGTTTTACAACGGGCTCCTGAACATTCTGCCGCTCAGCGCGGCCGGGCAGCAGGCCTTCGGCTTCATGCTGGTCGGGATCGCGATCGGGTTCTGGGTGGGCATCCTGCCGGGTCTCGGCGGCGCTGCCACGCTCGCCCTGATGCTGCCGTTCATCTACAAGATGGATCCGACCTCGGCCTTCGCGTTTCTCCTGGGATCGAACGCCGTGACCGCGACCACCGGCGATATCACCTCGATCCTGTTCGGCGTCCCCGGGGAGGGAACCACGGCATCGACCATCGTCGACGGCCACCCGATGGCCAAAAAAGGCGAGGCCGGACGCGCGCTCGGCGCCGCGCTCATGAGCTCCCTGGTAGGCGCGATCTTCGGCGCCTTCGTCCTCGCGGCGGCGATCCCCATCGCCGCTCCCCTCGTCCTCTCCATCGGCTCTCCCGAGTTCTTCATGCTCGCGCTGCTCGGCATCACCTTCGTGGGCTCGCTGAGCGGCGGCAACATCGTGAAGGGCCTGCTGGCCGGAGGGCTCGGGCTGATGATCTCCACGATCGGCCTCGATCCCATACGCGGCGTTCCACGCTTCACCTTCGAAGGCATCCTGGGAGAAGGGGCTTCGATCTTCCTGTGGGACGGCGTGGACCTGGTCTCGGTCACCATCGGGCTGTTCGCGATTCCCGAGATCATCGATCTGGCAGTCAAAGGAACGAGCATTTCCCGCGAGCAGGTCGGAAAGCTCGGCGGCGTCATGGAGGGAGTGAAGGACACGTTCCGCCACTGGTGGCTGGTGCTCAGGTGCAGCGCCCTCGGCGCCTACGTGGGCATCCTTCCCGGCGTGGGCGGCGGCACGGCGCAATGGGTCGCTTACGCTTACGCGGTCCAGAGCTCCCCCGACAAGGAGCGCTTCGGCAAAGGGGCGGTCGAAGGGGTTCTCGGCCCTGGAGCCGCCAACAATTCCACCCGCGGCGGCGACTTGATCACCACGGTCGCTTTCGGCATTCCGAGCAGCGTCTCCACGGCGATCCTGTTCGGCGCCTTTCTCATTCAAGGGATCGTCCCGGGTCCGGACATGCTGAATCCGGCCAAGCACCTCGCGCTGACCTTTTCCTTCGTATGGATCATCATCGTCTCCAACATCATCACCGTCGCCGCGTGCTTCATGTTCCTGAACCCGCTGGCCCGGATCACCAACATCCGCGGAACGCTTCTCATCCCGTTTCTTCTCGTGCTGATCTACCTCGGCGGCTTCACCGTGAAGAACAGCTTCGGCGACATGATCATGGTGCTGATCTTCGGCGCGCTCGGCTGGCTCATGGTGCAGTTCGACTGGCAGCGCCCCCCCCTGCTGGTCGGGCTGGTCCTCGGAACCATCACCGAACGAAACTTCTGGATCTCGACCCGCGCCTACGGCGCCGGGTGGCTCACCCATCCCGGGGTCCTGCTGATCGCGGTTCTGATCGCCGGCGCGATCTTCTATTCCATTCGCCAGATCGTGCGCGAAAAGAAGCGCCCCCGCCCGGCCGTCGCGCAACCGGCGGCGCCCGAGCTCGACGTGGTCATGATCAAGAACCCCGTCTACCGGCCGCTCTTCGCGCTTTTCTTCGTCGCTTTGTTCGGCTACGTCCTGCGCGAAACGTTCTACGAGATCCGGCCGATGGAAGATCGCGCGGCCCTTTTCCCCATGGTTCTCGGGATCCCGTGCCTCGCGCTGGCCATTCTCGCCTTCGGCCAGGAGGTCTTCACGATTCTTCGTCGCGAGGAAGGCGCGGCCCTCGCCCTCCGGGGGGCTTCGGTCGAATCCTCGGTCGTGCGCAAGCGCGCCTTCGCGATCGTCGCCTGGATCGTGGGCTTCTTCCTCGCCATCTGGCTTCTGGGCTTCGTCATCGCGGTGCCGGTCGCGAGCTTCCTCTACTTCCGGCTCGCCGGCGGAGAGAAATGGTCGGTGAGCATTCCGTTGAGCCTGACCGCAGGCGCGATCTTTTACGGCTTGTTCGATTACTTTCTCCATCTGCCCTTTCCCGAAGGGCAGCTCTTTTCGTTGATGGGAAACTAG
- a CDS encoding NAD(P)/FAD-dependent oxidoreductase: MGSFDAIIIGAGSNGLVAAAYLAGAGRKVLVLERRHGVGGLLADEEICPGFRAPVGIHLCGSFSPRVAGELELGRHGFELLPLDPPLFAPLPDGDALTIPSDPARFAEEVARFSRADGAKIGDFIGHMKRLGAAFRLLTDGPMPARIPGGARELARLAKLCWKLQRLGRRRLQEFLRFLPLSVADFLNEWFETEIVKAALAAPALLGGSVGPRAQGTACALLHQLQGQPAGAFRSVRLATGGLAQGLLRAAQSRGAEVRTESPVDRILVSDGRATGVALRNGDEFHAAVVVSAVDVKQTFLRLVDPSHLDPDFLLDVRNIRSQGTVAKIHLALDGLPRFKGLGAADAAKRLSGVIHIGPALDFLERAADAAKYGRFSPEPFLEITIPSLSDPGLAPPAKHVMSIWMQYAPYRLREGGWERHREALGETALNLVEEYAPGFRDLILERQVLAPPDLEEKFGLTGGHVYHAELALDQIFFMRPLPGWSRYRTPLAGLYLCGAGTHPGGAVTGLSGCYAAREILKDLKGKSHLAMARPTKLLGRKAPVV, encoded by the coding sequence ATGGGGTCATTCGACGCGATTATCATCGGTGCCGGATCCAACGGCTTGGTGGCGGCGGCCTACCTTGCCGGAGCCGGCAGGAAAGTCCTGGTCCTCGAACGGCGGCACGGAGTCGGAGGGCTGCTCGCCGATGAGGAAATTTGCCCCGGATTTCGGGCTCCGGTGGGCATACACCTTTGCGGATCGTTTTCCCCGCGAGTTGCCGGCGAGCTCGAGCTCGGCCGCCACGGCTTCGAGCTCCTACCTCTCGATCCGCCCCTGTTCGCTCCGCTTCCGGACGGGGACGCATTGACGATTCCCTCCGATCCCGCGCGTTTCGCGGAGGAAGTCGCGCGCTTCTCGCGCGCGGACGGCGCGAAGATCGGCGATTTTATCGGCCACATGAAGCGACTCGGCGCTGCATTCAGGCTTCTAACCGACGGCCCGATGCCCGCCCGCATTCCCGGCGGAGCGCGCGAGCTCGCCCGGCTCGCAAAGCTCTGCTGGAAGCTGCAGCGGCTCGGCCGGCGCCGGCTGCAGGAGTTCCTGCGGTTCCTCCCGCTGAGCGTCGCTGATTTCTTGAACGAGTGGTTCGAGACCGAGATCGTAAAAGCCGCACTGGCCGCGCCGGCGCTCCTGGGCGGAAGCGTGGGCCCGCGAGCCCAGGGAACCGCGTGCGCGCTTTTGCACCAGCTCCAGGGCCAGCCCGCCGGCGCCTTTCGCTCGGTGAGGCTCGCAACCGGCGGCCTTGCACAAGGCCTCCTTCGCGCGGCTCAGTCCCGCGGGGCGGAAGTTCGAACCGAAAGCCCGGTCGACCGCATTCTCGTCTCCGACGGCCGCGCCACCGGCGTGGCGCTGCGCAACGGCGACGAGTTTCACGCCGCCGTCGTGGTCTCGGCCGTGGACGTGAAACAGACGTTCCTGCGGCTCGTCGACCCGTCTCATCTCGATCCGGACTTTCTCCTGGACGTTCGCAACATCCGCTCGCAAGGAACCGTGGCCAAGATCCATCTGGCGCTGGACGGATTGCCGCGCTTCAAAGGCCTCGGCGCCGCCGACGCCGCCAAACGCCTTTCCGGGGTCATCCATATCGGCCCGGCGCTCGACTTCCTGGAGCGGGCCGCGGATGCGGCCAAGTACGGCCGCTTCTCGCCCGAGCCTTTTCTGGAGATCACGATCCCTTCCCTCAGCGACCCTGGCCTGGCGCCGCCGGCCAAGCACGTCATGTCGATCTGGATGCAGTACGCTCCCTATCGCCTGCGGGAGGGCGGGTGGGAGCGGCACCGCGAAGCGCTCGGTGAGACCGCGTTGAACCTCGTCGAGGAGTATGCGCCGGGCTTCAGGGATCTGATACTCGAACGGCAGGTCCTGGCGCCGCCGGACCTCGAGGAGAAGTTCGGGTTGACGGGGGGCCATGTTTATCACGCCGAGCTCGCGCTCGATCAAATCTTTTTCATGCGGCCCCTGCCGGGCTGGTCGCGCTATCGCACTCCCCTGGCCGGTCTCTATCTCTGCGGCGCCGGCACCCATCCCGGCGGCGCCGTGACCGGCCTTTCCGGATGCTATGCGGCGCGCGAGATACTGAAAGACCTCAAAGGGAAAAGTCACCTGGCGATGGCTCGGCCGACAAAACTGCTCGGGAGGAAGGCACCTGTCGTATGA
- a CDS encoding aminomethyltransferase family protein: protein MPIGTPFHSRTTALSASQNWRDWSGYFAAGSYDVVHDYEYHAIRNSAALIDVSPLFKYDVEGKDASRLVDRVITRDASRCAVGQALYTCLCNGAGKVIQDGTVFRLADDRFRFHLADPALRWLKLNAAGLEVSIRDVSEQIAALALQGPTSLAILKQVAGPEVEKLRFFRFCSSEIARTPVIVSRTGYTGDLGYEIWLPSASAEAVWDALMNGGEAYGIKPAGMLALDVARLEAGYILIEVDYVSAAKALIPSQLYSPYEIGL from the coding sequence ATGCCCATTGGAACCCCCTTCCACTCCAGAACCACCGCCCTCTCGGCAAGCCAGAACTGGCGCGACTGGTCCGGATATTTCGCGGCGGGCTCCTACGACGTCGTCCACGATTACGAGTATCACGCGATCCGCAACAGCGCCGCTCTGATCGATGTCTCGCCGCTTTTCAAATACGACGTCGAAGGCAAGGATGCGTCACGCCTGGTGGACCGCGTCATCACGCGCGACGCATCGAGGTGTGCCGTGGGACAGGCCTTGTACACTTGCCTGTGCAACGGTGCGGGCAAGGTCATCCAGGATGGAACGGTCTTTCGCCTCGCGGACGATCGTTTCCGGTTCCACCTCGCCGACCCGGCACTCCGATGGCTGAAGCTCAATGCCGCGGGGCTGGAAGTGTCGATCCGGGACGTCTCCGAACAGATCGCGGCGCTGGCCCTGCAGGGGCCGACTTCGCTGGCGATCTTGAAACAGGTGGCAGGCCCGGAGGTCGAAAAGCTCAGGTTCTTTCGGTTTTGCTCTTCGGAGATCGCACGGACGCCGGTGATCGTCTCCCGCACGGGCTATACGGGCGATCTCGGTTACGAAATCTGGCTGCCTTCGGCGTCGGCGGAGGCGGTCTGGGACGCCTTGATGAACGGCGGGGAAGCGTACGGCATCAAGCCGGCGGGGATGCTCGCTCTCGACGTGGCGCGGCTGGAGGCCGGTTATATCCTGATCGAAGTCGACTACGTCAGCGCCGCAAAGGCCCTGATTCCTTCCCAGCTCTACTCACCGTACGAGATCGGTCT
- a CDS encoding NAD(P)/FAD-dependent oxidoreductase: MTHYDAIVIGGGHNGLTAAAYLAKAGWKTLVLERRHVIGGAAVTEEIYPGFKYSVCSYVVSLLRPEVIRELELTRHDLEIIPLDSTFTPFPDGDYLVRWGDHAKTRREIARHSRTDAEAYEEYGKLMVQMAMAVKPLLGMAPPQPGSWSPREILGWSRIARHFTALPESLLYRLLKLMTMSSADFLDEWFETEALKATMSASGIIGTFMGPRSPGTAYVLLHHYMGELDGVFRAWGLPRGGMGAVSGAIAEAARRFGAEIRTRAQVDRILTRNGRACGVVLDSGEEIRSRTVVSGVDPKRTFLQLVERRDLPEEFRRRIEAYKIRGSSAKVNLALDGLPSFASLPGRGPHLAGAISISPSIDYIERAYDEAKYGEFSRRPYLDIVIPSTLDPSVAPPGRHVMSIFVQYAPYHLKSGTWAERREEFGDTVIDTLAEYAPNLKSLILHRQVITPLDLEQEFGLSEGNIFQGELTLDQLFFLRPAAGWARYRTPIKNLYMCGAATHPGGGVMAASGRLAALEILKDRKGFWD; encoded by the coding sequence ATGACTCACTACGACGCGATCGTGATCGGCGGCGGCCACAACGGCCTCACCGCGGCGGCTTACCTCGCCAAGGCCGGGTGGAAGACTCTGGTGCTCGAGCGGCGCCACGTCATCGGCGGAGCCGCGGTCACCGAGGAGATCTATCCGGGCTTCAAATATTCCGTCTGCTCTTACGTCGTGAGCCTGTTGCGTCCGGAGGTGATCCGCGAGCTGGAGCTTACGCGCCACGATCTCGAGATCATCCCGCTCGACAGCACGTTTACCCCGTTTCCCGACGGCGATTACCTGGTGCGCTGGGGCGATCACGCCAAGACACGCCGGGAGATCGCGCGCCACTCGCGAACGGACGCCGAGGCTTACGAGGAGTACGGCAAGCTCATGGTGCAGATGGCGATGGCGGTCAAGCCCTTGCTCGGCATGGCCCCGCCGCAACCGGGGTCATGGAGCCCCCGGGAGATCCTGGGCTGGTCACGCATCGCCCGACATTTCACGGCCCTGCCAGAATCGCTGCTCTACCGCCTCCTCAAGCTCATGACGATGAGCTCCGCGGATTTTCTCGACGAGTGGTTCGAAACCGAAGCCTTGAAAGCGACCATGTCCGCCAGCGGCATCATCGGAACCTTCATGGGGCCGCGCTCTCCCGGCACCGCCTATGTCCTGCTCCACCATTACATGGGGGAGCTCGACGGCGTGTTTCGCGCGTGGGGGTTGCCGCGCGGCGGAATGGGCGCCGTCAGCGGAGCCATCGCCGAGGCGGCGCGCCGCTTCGGCGCCGAAATCCGCACCCGGGCTCAGGTCGACCGTATCCTCACCAGGAACGGCCGGGCCTGCGGCGTCGTGCTCGATTCGGGCGAAGAGATCCGCAGCCGAACGGTCGTCTCGGGAGTCGACCCCAAAAGAACTTTTTTGCAGCTGGTCGAAAGGCGGGACCTTCCGGAGGAGTTTCGCCGGCGCATCGAGGCTTACAAGATCCGCGGCTCGTCGGCAAAGGTCAACCTTGCCCTCGACGGCCTGCCGAGTTTCGCATCGCTCCCGGGCAGGGGACCGCACCTCGCCGGCGCGATCTCGATCAGCCCGAGCATCGACTACATCGAGCGGGCTTACGACGAGGCGAAGTACGGCGAGTTCTCCCGCCGCCCGTATCTCGACATCGTCATCCCCTCGACGCTGGACCCATCCGTGGCCCCGCCGGGCAGGCACGTGATGTCGATCTTCGTTCAGTATGCGCCCTATCACCTGAAAAGCGGCACGTGGGCGGAGCGGCGGGAGGAGTTCGGCGATACGGTGATCGACACGCTGGCCGAATACGCCCCGAACCTGAAAAGCCTGATCCTCCATCGCCAGGTCATCACTCCTCTGGACCTCGAGCAGGAGTTCGGCCTGAGCGAGGGCAACATCTTCCAGGGGGAGCTTACGCTGGATCAGCTCTTCTTCCTGCGTCCGGCCGCGGGATGGGCCCGATACCGGACGCCGATCAAGAACCTGTACATGTGCGGCGCGGCGACGCACCCCGGCGGAGGCGTCATGGCGGCTTCTGGAAGGCTTGCGGCTCTGGAAATTCTCAAGGATCGAAAAGGCTTCTGGGACTGA
- a CDS encoding sigma-54 dependent transcriptional regulator codes for MPKVLVVEKSGQIHRLLQQRFSPESVSVERAFSVSEAMERFRVSNSDVLVWDTSGSRTEQSRGLEFLDLLAKDDSSKTYIIVVTDQGNSPIRLEHLRGYAHHTLTRPVDYDELSALITQAFHQQAAWQSNGRSETQIPLEFEGMLGISLPMQEVFQRILEAASEDISVLITGETGTGKDMVAAAIHRRSRRRNGPYIAVNTGAISSELIAAELFGREKGAYTGAVESSRGRFEEAHNGTIFLDEISTIDEKAQVSLLRVLETKTFRRVGGERDLCANVRVIAATNENLEEAVHKRKFREDLFYRLDVFHIHVPALRERPGGVTLLTNHFVPHFNAIYKKKVRVVTSESWQCLRRYSWPGNVRELKNVIQRAVLMAKGEELTPDLLPLRIRTAAGGDVLDSGRSFPIHPGMSLQAVEKEYILMTLAMTKGNKKQAAMQLGISRRALYDKLKKHGLNVP; via the coding sequence ATGCCGAAAGTCCTAGTCGTCGAAAAAAGCGGTCAGATCCACCGCTTGCTCCAGCAGCGCTTCTCGCCGGAAAGCGTCTCGGTAGAGCGGGCCTTTTCGGTGTCCGAAGCGATGGAGCGCTTCCGGGTGTCGAACTCCGATGTCCTGGTGTGGGACACGTCGGGATCAAGGACTGAGCAATCCCGCGGACTTGAGTTTCTCGATCTGCTTGCCAAGGATGACTCCAGCAAGACCTACATAATCGTCGTCACGGACCAGGGGAACAGCCCCATCCGCCTCGAACACCTCCGCGGTTATGCCCACCACACCCTGACGCGGCCCGTCGACTACGACGAGCTCTCGGCGCTGATCACCCAGGCCTTTCACCAGCAGGCCGCCTGGCAATCCAACGGTCGTAGCGAAACTCAGATTCCGCTGGAGTTCGAGGGCATGCTGGGGATCAGCCTGCCGATGCAAGAGGTTTTCCAGAGGATCCTCGAAGCGGCCTCCGAAGACATATCCGTTCTGATCACCGGCGAGACGGGAACCGGCAAGGATATGGTGGCGGCCGCAATTCACCGGCGAAGTCGGCGGCGGAACGGGCCTTACATCGCGGTCAATACCGGGGCGATCTCCTCCGAGCTGATTGCGGCCGAGCTTTTCGGGCGGGAAAAAGGCGCTTATACAGGCGCGGTCGAGAGCAGCAGGGGCCGCTTCGAAGAAGCCCACAACGGGACGATCTTCCTCGATGAGATCAGCACCATCGATGAAAAGGCCCAGGTGAGTCTCCTCCGGGTGCTCGAAACCAAGACCTTCCGTCGCGTCGGGGGGGAAAGAGACCTCTGCGCGAACGTGCGGGTCATCGCGGCGACCAATGAAAATCTCGAAGAGGCCGTGCACAAACGAAAATTCAGGGAAGACCTCTTCTACCGGCTCGACGTCTTTCATATTCACGTACCCGCGCTGCGGGAGCGGCCGGGGGGAGTCACGCTCCTCACGAACCACTTCGTGCCCCACTTCAACGCCATTTATAAGAAAAAGGTGCGCGTGGTGACGTCGGAGAGCTGGCAATGTCTCAGGCGATACAGCTGGCCGGGAAACGTCCGCGAGCTCAAGAACGTCATCCAACGGGCCGTGTTGATGGCGAAGGGAGAAGAGCTGACGCCGGACCTTCTGCCTTTGCGAATCCGCACTGCGGCCGGCGGCGATGTCCTCGATTCCGGACGCTCCTTTCCCATTCATCCGGGCATGTCCCTCCAGGCCGTCGAGAAGGAATACATCCTGATGACGCTCGCCATGACCAAAGGAAACAAGAAGCAAGCAGCCATGCAGCTCGGGATCAGCCGCCGGGCTCTGTACGACAAGCTGAAGAAGCACGGCCTCAATGTCCCTTGA
- a CDS encoding tripartite tricarboxylate transporter substrate-binding protein, giving the protein MKSIRSLATAACGIAVLLALPRPAGADEFYKGKTIRFVVGFAAGGGYDLAARVVGRHIGRHIPGNPGVVVENMTGAGSLIAANYTYSSAKPDGLFVGIWNSAFVLRQAMGDKAVRLDARKLNWIGAPTKGTPVCAIMGYTGLRTLEDVLAANREIKVGATGPGSTYDDLPKLLNLTLGTKFNVISGYEGTGTILVAMRRREVEGGCWTWESMRTTARSMLDAQGDDKLIPYLIHRRWEDPEARDLPLIPEVIKKDPDKLAAYSTWVGTYEFQRPFSVPPGTPPERVQILRKAFAETMKDPEFLAEAKKTKFEVTYVSGEQIEKHVNNMLAITPKAKELLQFLMVKPKK; this is encoded by the coding sequence ATGAAATCGATACGCTCGTTAGCGACGGCCGCCTGCGGGATCGCCGTCCTGCTCGCCTTGCCGCGGCCTGCGGGAGCGGACGAGTTCTATAAAGGGAAGACGATCCGCTTCGTGGTGGGCTTTGCCGCGGGCGGAGGTTACGACCTTGCCGCCCGGGTGGTCGGCCGGCACATCGGCAGGCACATTCCGGGAAACCCCGGCGTGGTGGTCGAAAACATGACCGGCGCCGGCAGCTTGATCGCGGCGAACTACACCTACAGCAGCGCCAAACCCGACGGCCTGTTCGTGGGAATCTGGAACAGCGCTTTCGTGCTGCGCCAGGCCATGGGCGACAAGGCGGTGCGCCTCGATGCGCGCAAGCTCAACTGGATCGGCGCGCCGACGAAGGGGACTCCGGTCTGCGCCATCATGGGCTACACGGGCCTCAGGACGCTGGAGGACGTCCTCGCCGCCAACCGCGAGATCAAGGTCGGCGCCACCGGTCCCGGTTCCACGTACGACGACCTTCCGAAGCTGCTCAACCTCACGCTCGGGACGAAGTTCAACGTGATTTCCGGCTACGAGGGCACCGGCACGATCCTGGTCGCGATGCGTCGGCGCGAGGTGGAAGGAGGCTGCTGGACGTGGGAGTCGATGCGCACGACTGCGCGCAGCATGCTCGATGCCCAGGGAGACGACAAGCTGATCCCTTACCTCATTCATCGCCGGTGGGAAGATCCGGAAGCCAGGGATCTTCCGTTGATCCCGGAAGTCATCAAAAAGGACCCCGACAAGCTGGCGGCTTACAGCACCTGGGTGGGCACGTACGAGTTCCAGCGGCCGTTTAGCGTCCCGCCGGGGACCCCACCCGAGCGTGTGCAGATCCTGCGCAAGGCGTTCGCCGAAACGATGAAGGATCCGGAGTTCCTGGCCGAGGCGAAAAAGACCAAGTTCGAGGTAACCTACGTCTCCGGCGAGCAGATCGAAAAACACGTGAACAACATGCTGGCGATCACCCCGAAGGCAAAGGAGCTTCTGCAGTTCCTGATGGTCAAGCCGAAAAAATAG
- a CDS encoding tripartite tricarboxylate transporter substrate-binding protein — MPNMKAGFYLGAAALALALGASPVRADEFYRGKTLRFVVGLAPGGGYDLSARTVARHIGKHIPGHPTVVVENMTGAGSLRAANYTFNSARPDGLFVGIWNSALVLRQALGDPAMRFDARKFGWIGAPTKGTPHCSIMAHTGLKTLKDVLATTREIKMGSTGPGSTYDDTPKILNQTIGTKFKVVSGYEGTGPILVAMRRKEIDGGCWGWESARTTARSLLDATGEEKLIPFIIHRREPDPEVKDLPLIPEVIKGEDNLSAYRTWVGTFEFQRPFMLPPAAPRDRLLTLRKAFAETMQDPEFKAEATKSKLEITYVAGDEIDRYVDQIMSITPKARELLSFLMVKPKK; from the coding sequence ATGCCGAACATGAAGGCGGGATTTTATCTCGGGGCGGCGGCCCTTGCCCTCGCCCTCGGCGCATCGCCCGTGCGGGCCGACGAGTTCTACCGGGGCAAGACCCTCCGTTTCGTCGTCGGCCTCGCCCCCGGCGGCGGCTACGACCTCTCGGCGCGAACCGTGGCGCGTCACATCGGCAAGCACATCCCCGGCCACCCGACCGTCGTGGTCGAGAACATGACCGGCGCCGGAAGCCTGCGGGCCGCGAACTACACCTTCAACAGCGCCAGGCCGGACGGCCTTTTCGTCGGAATCTGGAACAGCGCCCTGGTCTTGCGCCAGGCGCTCGGAGATCCGGCGATGAGGTTCGACGCCCGCAAGTTCGGGTGGATCGGCGCGCCGACCAAGGGAACGCCGCACTGCAGCATCATGGCCCACACCGGACTGAAAACGCTGAAAGACGTGCTCGCCACGACCCGGGAAATCAAGATGGGGTCGACGGGTCCTGGGTCGACTTACGACGACACGCCGAAGATCCTCAACCAGACGATCGGAACGAAGTTCAAGGTCGTCAGCGGCTACGAGGGAACCGGACCGATCCTGGTCGCCATGCGGAGAAAGGAAATCGATGGCGGCTGCTGGGGCTGGGAATCGGCGCGGACCACGGCCAGAAGCCTGCTCGACGCCACAGGCGAGGAGAAACTGATCCCCTTTATCATTCACAGGCGCGAGCCCGACCCGGAAGTGAAGGACCTGCCGCTCATTCCCGAGGTGATCAAGGGTGAGGACAACCTGTCGGCCTATCGGACCTGGGTCGGAACGTTCGAATTCCAGCGGCCGTTCATGCTCCCGCCCGCGGCCCCCAGGGATCGCCTTTTGACGCTGCGCAAGGCTTTTGCGGAAACCATGCAAGACCCCGAGTTCAAGGCCGAGGCCACGAAGTCCAAGCTCGAGATCACCTACGTCGCGGGTGATGAAATCGACCGCTACGTCGATCAGATCATGTCGATCACGCCCAAGGCCAGGGAGCTGTTGAGCTTCCTGATGGTCAAGCCGAAAAAGTAG
- a CDS encoding DUF5329 family protein produces the protein MKIAGAAAVLFLFVSSLSSHLFAGTLPPVERERIEALIRRVGELTDVQFVRNGRVYGASVAAAFLRRKWQAREADIGSVEEFIDKVASFSGTTGKPYTIRYPDGREIKSREFLRAELLKLGHRPAVSVRREPGAGIEK, from the coding sequence ATGAAAATCGCTGGCGCCGCCGCCGTCCTTTTTCTTTTCGTTTCTTCTCTCTCATCACATCTTTTCGCGGGTACGCTTCCCCCAGTCGAACGAGAACGCATCGAAGCGCTCATCCGCCGCGTCGGTGAACTGACGGATGTTCAATTCGTTCGGAACGGACGCGTCTACGGCGCAAGCGTGGCGGCAGCGTTTCTTCGAAGGAAATGGCAGGCGCGCGAGGCTGACATCGGCAGCGTGGAGGAGTTCATTGACAAGGTCGCAAGCTTCTCGGGGACCACGGGCAAACCCTATACGATCCGCTACCCCGACGGCAGGGAGATAAAAAGCCGCGAGTTCCTGCGCGCGGAATTACTAAAGCTCGGGCACCGGCCCGCGGTGAGCGTCCGAAGGGAGCCCGGGGCGGGTATTGAAAAGTAG